A single window of Streptomyces griseoviridis DNA harbors:
- a CDS encoding ATP-dependent helicase, giving the protein MVSAAHRPLAGFSPATRGWFTGAFSAPTAAQAGAWQAIQQGSDVLVVAPTGSGKTLAAFLAALDQLASTPAPADPRKRCRVLYVSPLKALAVDVERNLRSPLTGIRQESARLGLPEPEIKVGIRSGDTPAAERRALSSRPPDILITTPESLFLMLTSATRDALTGIDTVILDEVHAVAGTKRGAHLALSLERLDELLPRPARRIGLSATVRPVDEVARYLSPRGKVEIVQPESGKEFDLSVVVPVEDLGELGGSPATDDSGAAERPSIWPHVEERITDLVQSHRSTIVFANSRRLAERLCNRLNEIAYERATGESLDEHHSPAELMGGSGAAQGAPQVIARAHHGSVSKEQRSLVEEDLKAGRLPAVVATSSLELGIDMGAVDLVIQVESPPSVASGLQRVGRAGHQVGAVSTGVVFPKYRGDLVQAAVVTERMRTGSIESLRVPANPLDVLAQQLVAMTALDTWQVDDLLATVRRAAPFASLPESAFTAVLDMLAGRYPSDAFAELRPRVVWDRVTGTVTGRPGAQRLAVTSGGTIPDRGLFGVFLAGSDPKKGGGRVGELDEEMVYESRVGDVFTLGTSSWRIEDITRDRVLVSPAPGVPGRLPFWKGDQLGRPLELGRAVGAFLREVGSLPEEDARLRLLTAGLDAWAAGNVLSYLTEQREACGHVPDDRTIVVERFRDELGDWRVVVHSPFGAQVHAPWALALSARLAERYGMDAQVMHADDGIVLRLPDADLMSLDLLDHERTEQAGTSSRTSAAGPDDDAPIGAQDVVFDKGDVDQIVTDQVGGSALFASRFRECAARALLLPRRSPGKRTPLWQQRQRASQLLQVASEFGSFPIVLEAVRECLQDVFDVPGLVELMGDLESRRVRLVEVTTQEPSPFARSLLFGYVAQFLYEGDSPLAERRAAALSLDSHLLAELLGQAELRELLDAEVLAELERELQWRTEDRRVKDAEGVADLLRMLGPLTDAELADRGAEPEWARELASARRAIQVRIGGTDHWAAIEDAGRLRDALGTALPVGVPEAFTEPVKDPLGDLLARYARTHGPFTSAAVAARFGLGTAVTEGGLQRLTAAGRVVQGEFHPAGIGQEWCDATVLRRLRRRSLAALRHELEPVPPPALAQFLPQWQHIGTGHTLRGTDGLVRALEQLQGASVPASALEKLVLPSRVANYSQAMLDELTAAGEVVWAGAGSLPGKDGWISLYLADAAPVLLPAPHPLELTALHQSVLDTLAGGYGLFFRQIADQVRATTHPAATDPQLADTIWDLAWSGRLTNDTLTPMRALLGSGRTAGSTAHRAKRNVPRGRYGSLTAAARPASRGGPPPVAGRWSLLPPREGDPTVRAHAVARTLLDRHGVVTRGAVAAEGIEGGFSATYRVLSAFEDSGQARRGYVVEGLGAAQFAMDGAVDRLRAVANARDRGAPLPPQPPVDTFTPPHPATPTNLTTPATPPTTFTFPPLSPTDPPTTTPTNGTPTSSTPTSPTPTSGTSSASGYSGYAGYSGYSGGRRAPTPDSRALVLAAADPANAYGAALPWPDPPPGATHKAGRKAGSLVVLVDGELTLYMERGGKTLLAWPTDPAGTATDDPRLQSAAEALATAARAGSLGTVTVERVNGTSALTSPLGALLEGKGFIATPRGLRLRA; this is encoded by the coding sequence ATGGTCAGCGCCGCGCACCGGCCCCTAGCCGGATTCTCCCCCGCCACCCGAGGCTGGTTCACGGGCGCCTTCTCCGCGCCCACCGCCGCCCAGGCGGGCGCCTGGCAGGCCATCCAGCAGGGTTCTGACGTCCTGGTGGTCGCCCCCACCGGCTCGGGCAAGACCCTCGCCGCCTTCCTCGCCGCCCTCGACCAGCTGGCCTCCACACCCGCGCCCGCCGATCCGAGGAAGCGGTGCCGGGTCCTGTACGTCTCCCCGCTCAAGGCCCTCGCGGTCGACGTGGAGCGCAACCTCCGCAGCCCGCTCACCGGCATCCGCCAGGAGTCCGCGCGGCTGGGTCTGCCCGAGCCCGAGATCAAGGTCGGCATCCGGTCGGGCGACACCCCGGCCGCCGAGCGCCGGGCCCTGTCCAGCCGCCCCCCGGACATCCTGATCACCACTCCTGAGTCCCTGTTCCTGATGCTCACGTCCGCCACCCGGGACGCGCTGACGGGCATCGACACGGTGATCCTGGACGAGGTGCACGCGGTCGCGGGCACCAAGCGCGGCGCCCATCTGGCACTCTCCCTCGAACGCCTGGACGAGCTGTTGCCCCGGCCGGCCCGCCGCATCGGCCTCTCGGCGACGGTCCGCCCGGTGGACGAGGTGGCCCGCTACCTCTCGCCGCGCGGCAAGGTGGAGATCGTGCAGCCCGAGTCGGGCAAGGAGTTCGACCTCTCCGTCGTCGTCCCGGTGGAGGATCTGGGCGAGCTGGGCGGCTCCCCCGCCACCGACGACTCGGGCGCGGCGGAACGCCCGTCGATCTGGCCGCACGTCGAGGAGCGCATCACCGATCTGGTCCAGTCGCACCGCTCCACGATCGTCTTCGCGAACTCCCGGCGCCTCGCCGAGCGCCTGTGCAACCGGCTCAACGAGATCGCGTACGAGCGGGCCACCGGCGAGTCCCTTGACGAGCACCACTCACCGGCCGAGCTGATGGGCGGCTCGGGCGCGGCCCAGGGCGCGCCGCAGGTCATCGCGCGCGCCCACCACGGCTCGGTCTCCAAGGAGCAGCGTTCCCTGGTCGAGGAGGACCTCAAGGCGGGCCGGCTGCCCGCCGTGGTCGCCACCTCGAGCCTCGAACTGGGCATCGACATGGGCGCGGTGGACCTGGTGATCCAGGTCGAGTCGCCACCTTCGGTGGCCTCGGGTCTCCAGCGGGTCGGCCGCGCGGGCCACCAGGTGGGCGCGGTCTCGACGGGCGTCGTCTTCCCTAAGTACCGGGGCGACCTGGTGCAGGCGGCGGTGGTCACCGAGCGGATGCGCACCGGCTCCATCGAGTCCCTGCGGGTGCCCGCCAACCCGCTGGATGTCCTCGCGCAGCAGTTGGTCGCGATGACGGCCCTGGACACCTGGCAGGTCGACGACCTGCTCGCCACGGTCCGCCGCGCGGCCCCTTTCGCGTCGCTGCCGGAGTCGGCGTTCACGGCGGTCCTCGACATGCTGGCGGGCCGCTACCCGTCGGACGCGTTCGCCGAGCTGCGCCCGCGCGTGGTGTGGGACCGGGTCACCGGCACGGTCACCGGCCGCCCGGGGGCGCAGCGGCTGGCCGTCACCTCCGGGGGCACCATCCCGGACCGCGGCCTCTTCGGTGTGTTCCTGGCCGGTTCCGACCCGAAGAAGGGCGGCGGCCGGGTCGGCGAGCTGGACGAGGAGATGGTCTACGAGTCGCGCGTCGGTGACGTCTTCACCCTCGGCACCAGTTCCTGGCGCATCGAGGACATCACCCGCGACCGCGTCCTCGTCTCCCCCGCGCCGGGCGTGCCGGGGCGGCTGCCCTTCTGGAAGGGCGATCAGCTGGGCCGTCCGCTGGAGCTGGGCCGCGCGGTGGGCGCGTTCCTGCGCGAGGTGGGTTCGCTTCCCGAGGAGGACGCCAGGCTGCGGCTGCTGACGGCGGGCCTCGACGCCTGGGCCGCGGGGAACGTCCTGTCGTACCTGACCGAGCAGCGCGAGGCGTGCGGCCATGTGCCGGACGACCGCACGATCGTCGTCGAGCGGTTCCGGGACGAGCTGGGCGACTGGCGGGTGGTCGTGCACTCCCCGTTCGGCGCCCAGGTGCACGCCCCGTGGGCGCTCGCGCTCAGCGCCAGGCTCGCCGAGCGGTACGGCATGGACGCCCAGGTGATGCACGCCGACGACGGCATCGTGCTGCGGCTGCCGGACGCCGACCTGATGAGCCTTGACCTGCTCGACCACGAACGGACGGAGCAGGCGGGCACCTCCTCGAGAACGTCGGCGGCGGGTCCGGACGACGACGCGCCGATCGGCGCGCAGGACGTCGTCTTCGACAAGGGCGACGTCGACCAGATCGTCACCGACCAGGTCGGCGGCTCCGCGCTGTTCGCGTCCCGGTTCCGCGAGTGCGCGGCCCGCGCGCTGCTGCTGCCGCGCCGCAGCCCCGGCAAGCGCACCCCGCTGTGGCAGCAGCGCCAGCGGGCCTCACAACTCCTCCAGGTGGCAAGCGAGTTCGGGTCGTTCCCGATCGTCCTCGAAGCGGTCCGCGAGTGCCTCCAGGACGTCTTCGACGTCCCCGGGCTCGTCGAGCTGATGGGCGACCTGGAGTCCCGCAGGGTCCGCCTGGTCGAGGTGACGACCCAGGAGCCGTCCCCGTTCGCCCGCTCCCTGCTGTTCGGGTACGTCGCCCAGTTCCTCTACGAGGGCGATTCACCGCTCGCCGAGCGCCGGGCCGCCGCCCTGTCCCTCGACTCCCATCTGCTGGCCGAACTGCTCGGCCAGGCGGAGCTGCGCGAGCTGCTGGACGCCGAGGTGCTCGCCGAGCTGGAGCGGGAACTGCAGTGGCGCACCGAGGACCGGCGGGTCAAGGACGCCGAGGGCGTCGCCGACCTGCTGCGGATGCTCGGCCCGCTCACCGACGCCGAACTGGCCGACCGGGGCGCCGAACCGGAGTGGGCGCGGGAGCTGGCGTCGGCCCGCCGCGCCATCCAGGTGCGGATCGGCGGCACCGACCACTGGGCGGCGATCGAGGACGCGGGCCGGCTGCGCGACGCCCTCGGCACGGCGCTCCCGGTCGGCGTGCCGGAGGCGTTCACCGAACCGGTCAAGGACCCGCTCGGCGACCTCCTCGCCCGGTACGCCCGCACCCACGGCCCGTTCACGTCGGCCGCGGTGGCCGCCAGGTTCGGCCTGGGCACGGCGGTCACCGAGGGCGGCCTCCAACGGCTCACGGCGGCGGGCCGGGTCGTGCAGGGCGAGTTCCATCCGGCGGGCATCGGCCAGGAGTGGTGCGACGCGACGGTGCTGCGCAGGCTGCGCCGCCGCTCCCTGGCCGCGCTCCGGCACGAGCTGGAGCCGGTGCCGCCGCCCGCGCTCGCCCAGTTCCTGCCCCAGTGGCAGCACATCGGCACCGGGCACACACTGCGCGGCACCGACGGCCTGGTCCGCGCCCTCGAACAGCTCCAGGGCGCGTCCGTACCCGCGTCCGCCCTGGAGAAGCTGGTCCTGCCGTCCCGGGTGGCGAACTACAGCCAGGCGATGCTCGACGAACTGACGGCGGCGGGCGAGGTGGTGTGGGCAGGCGCGGGCTCGCTGCCGGGCAAGGACGGCTGGATCTCCCTCTACCTGGCCGACGCCGCCCCGGTGCTCCTGCCCGCACCGCACCCGCTGGAGCTGACGGCCCTGCACCAGTCCGTCCTCGACACCCTCGCCGGTGGCTACGGCCTGTTCTTCCGCCAGATCGCCGACCAGGTCCGCGCCACCACCCACCCGGCGGCCACCGACCCGCAGCTCGCCGACACCATCTGGGACCTGGCCTGGTCAGGTCGCCTGACCAACGACACGCTGACCCCGATGCGCGCCCTGCTCGGCTCGGGCCGCACCGCGGGCTCCACCGCCCACCGCGCGAAGCGGAACGTCCCGCGCGGCCGGTACGGCTCCCTGACCGCGGCGGCCCGCCCGGCCTCCAGGGGCGGCCCGCCCCCCGTCGCGGGCCGCTGGTCCCTGCTCCCGCCTCGCGAGGGCGACCCGACCGTCCGCGCACACGCCGTGGCCCGCACCCTGCTCGACCGGCACGGCGTGGTCACCCGGGGCGCGGTCGCCGCGGAGGGCATCGAGGGCGGCTTCTCGGCGACGTACCGCGTGCTGTCGGCGTTCGAGGACAGCGGCCAGGCCCGTCGCGGCTATGTGGTGGAGGGCCTGGGAGCGGCCCAGTTCGCGATGGACGGCGCGGTGGACCGCCTACGCGCGGTGGCGAACGCCCGCGACAGAGGCGCCCCCCTCCCCCCGCAACCACCGGTGGACACCTTCACCCCACCCCACCCAGCCACACCCACAAACCTGACCACACCCGCCACACCCCCAACCACATTCACCTTCCCACCCCTCTCCCCCACCGACCCCCCCACGACCACCCCCACCAACGGCACCCCTACCTCCAGCACCCCCACCTCCCCCACCCCCACCTCCGGCACCTCTAGCGCCTCCGGTTACTCCGGTTACGCGGGTTACTCGGGTTACTCGGGCGGACGCCGCGCCCCCACCCCCGACTCCAGAGCCTTGGTCCTGGCAGCGGCAGACCCGGCGAACGCCTACGGCGCCGCACTCCCCTGGCCCGACCCCCCGCCCGGCGCGACCCACAAGGCGGGCCGCAAGGCGGGCTCCCTGGTCGTACTGGTGGACGGCGAGCTGACGCTCTACATGGAGCGCGGCGGCAAGACCCTGCTGGCCTGGCCCACCGACCCGGCAGGCACGGCAACCGACGACCCCCGCCTCCAGTCGGCGGCCGAGGCCCTGGCGACGGCGGCCCGCGCGGGCTCCCTGGGCACGGTCACCGTGGAACGGGTCAACGGCACCTCGGCCCTGACCTCCCCCCTGGGCGCACTCCTGGAGGGCAAGGGCTTCATCGCAACCCCCCGCGGCCTACGCCTACGCGCATGA
- a CDS encoding AraC family transcriptional regulator produces the protein MAGSGEVARHWRYADLPGVDLLRARYVRKTFVRHTHENFVIAAIADGVEVFHHGGADQHAGAGALALVNPDTPHTGRAGVPEGWRYGALYPSPEVVAEIAAETTSIRGTPAFVAPVVDDPRTVALVHRVLRAADEGDALAADTLLRVAVTRLLRVNGGTLPRREVRTAGAVAAARARALLEERMAAPPTLDALARDLGTSPFALLRAFRDAYGMPPHTWLTDARVKRARRLLDGGAAPAEAATAVGFVDQPHLNRHFSRIVGVPPGAYRRERKNVQDSI, from the coding sequence ATGGCTGGATCCGGTGAGGTGGCGCGGCACTGGCGGTACGCCGACCTGCCCGGCGTCGATCTGCTGCGGGCCCGCTACGTACGCAAGACGTTCGTGCGGCACACCCACGAGAACTTCGTCATCGCCGCCATCGCCGACGGCGTCGAGGTCTTCCACCACGGCGGCGCCGACCAGCACGCGGGCGCAGGCGCGCTCGCCCTCGTCAACCCCGACACCCCGCACACCGGGCGGGCCGGCGTGCCGGAGGGGTGGCGGTACGGGGCGCTCTACCCCTCGCCCGAGGTGGTCGCGGAGATAGCCGCCGAGACGACGTCCATACGGGGCACCCCCGCCTTCGTCGCGCCGGTGGTCGACGACCCCCGCACGGTGGCCCTCGTGCACCGGGTGCTGCGGGCCGCCGACGAGGGCGACGCGCTGGCCGCCGACACCCTCCTACGGGTGGCGGTCACCCGGCTGCTGCGGGTGAACGGCGGGACGCTGCCGCGGCGGGAGGTGAGGACCGCGGGAGCCGTCGCGGCGGCTCGGGCCCGCGCGCTCCTGGAGGAGCGGATGGCCGCGCCGCCCACCCTCGACGCGCTCGCCCGCGACCTGGGCACCAGCCCGTTCGCGCTGCTGCGGGCCTTCAGGGACGCGTACGGGATGCCCCCGCACACCTGGCTCACGGACGCGCGCGTGAAGCGCGCCAGACGGCTGCTCGACGGGGGCGCCGCACCCGCCGAGGCCGCGACCGCCGTCGGCTTCGTCGATCAGCCGCACCTCAACCGGCACTTCAGCCGGATCGTCGGCGTACCGCCGGGCGCCTACCGGCGGGAGCGCAAGAACGTACAAGACAGCATCTGA
- a CDS encoding AzlC family ABC transporter permease — protein sequence MDADTAERKSDGAVVRDALGVGVAVGLSGFAFGVTAAGAGLTVAQTCALSLLVFTGASQFALVGALAAGGNPLTAAAGAFFLGVRNAFYGLRLSQMLALPRAVRPFAAQWVIDETTAVALAQPTRRATRIGFTVTGVTVYALWNLTTFLGALGADAVGDTRRWGLDAAGPAVFLALLAPMLRSTTERAVAGLAVVLGLGLLPVLPAGVPVLVASLAAPAVLWARGRRRGTPSEAAEGETR from the coding sequence ATGGACGCGGACACGGCCGAGCGGAAATCGGACGGCGCCGTCGTCCGCGACGCCCTCGGCGTCGGAGTGGCGGTGGGGCTGTCCGGCTTCGCCTTCGGAGTGACGGCGGCCGGTGCCGGACTCACGGTGGCGCAGACCTGCGCCCTGAGCCTGCTGGTGTTCACCGGGGCGTCGCAGTTCGCCCTGGTGGGGGCGCTGGCCGCCGGAGGGAATCCGCTCACGGCCGCCGCCGGGGCGTTCTTCCTCGGCGTACGGAACGCGTTCTACGGGCTGCGCCTGTCCCAGATGCTCGCCCTCCCGCGCGCGGTGCGGCCGTTCGCCGCCCAGTGGGTGATCGACGAGACGACCGCCGTCGCGCTGGCGCAGCCCACCCGGCGCGCCACCCGGATCGGCTTCACCGTCACGGGCGTGACCGTCTACGCGCTGTGGAACCTGACCACCTTCCTGGGCGCGCTCGGCGCCGACGCCGTCGGCGACACCCGCAGGTGGGGCCTGGACGCCGCCGGACCCGCCGTCTTCCTCGCCCTGCTCGCGCCCATGCTGCGGTCGACGACCGAACGCGCCGTCGCCGGGCTCGCCGTCGTCCTCGGGCTCGGACTGCTGCCCGTGCTGCCCGCCGGGGTGCCCGTCCTGGTGGCCTCGCTCGCCGCGCCCGCCGTCCTGTGGGCGCGCGGCCGACGCCGGGGCACGCCGTCCGAGGCCGCCGAGGGAGAGACGCGATGA
- a CDS encoding AzlD domain-containing protein, giving the protein MNIWIAIGVTAVGCYLVKVVGLLVPAGALERPLVKRLAALLPVALLAALTAQQTFADGHALVLDARAAGVAAAAVALLLRAPFLVVVGAAVVVTAGVRALTG; this is encoded by the coding sequence ATGAACATCTGGATCGCGATCGGCGTCACCGCCGTCGGCTGCTACCTCGTCAAGGTCGTCGGACTGCTGGTGCCCGCGGGAGCCCTGGAACGACCGCTGGTGAAGCGGCTCGCCGCGCTGCTGCCGGTCGCCCTGCTGGCCGCGCTCACCGCCCAGCAGACCTTCGCCGACGGACACGCGCTCGTGCTCGACGCGCGGGCCGCCGGGGTCGCGGCCGCCGCGGTGGCGCTGCTGCTGCGGGCGCCGTTCCTGGTCGTCGTGGGCGCGGCCGTGGTCGTGACGGCGGGGGTGCGGGCCCTCACCGGGTGA
- a CDS encoding DUF3046 domain-containing protein, with translation MRLTVFWQRMADHFGPGYADTFARDHVMTELGGRTVQEALDSGWDTKDVWRVVCTVMNVPGERR, from the coding sequence ATGCGGTTGACGGTCTTCTGGCAGCGGATGGCGGATCACTTCGGTCCGGGATACGCCGACACCTTCGCGCGCGATCACGTGATGACGGAGCTGGGCGGGCGCACGGTCCAGGAGGCGCTGGACTCCGGCTGGGACACCAAGGACGTGTGGCGCGTGGTCTGCACGGTGATGAACGTTCCGGGCGAGCGGCGCTGA
- a CDS encoding AI-2E family transporter, which yields MAPTDETGQLAPHTAPSGPTPPERPPADGAAGAPAARMPRWLPRALVLALSLYAVFQLGSWAFHQLTGLLINILIAFFLALAVEPAVSWMASRGLRRGLATALVFLAVMIATAGFVTLLGSMLAGQIIKIVEDFPDYLDSVINWINGHFHTELRRVDVQEGLLRSDWLRTYVQNSATGVLDVSTQVLGGLFQLLTIALFSFYFAADGPRLRRTICSVLPPARQTEVLRAWEIAVNKTGGYIYSRGLMALISGIAHYVLLEALGVPYAPVLAVWVGLVSQFIPTIGTYLAGALPMLIAFTVDPWYALWVLIFVVVYQQFENYMLQPKLTSRTVDIHPAVAFGSVIVGTALLGAVGALIAIPAVATLQAFLGAYVKRYAVTDDPRVQGHQRARARPAALSLTTRAWWPGVRRRPADGAAGAGAADAGAEAGRTEPSGPAGEEPTVPGETGGGSVSRSGGGAS from the coding sequence GTGGCACCCACTGACGAGACCGGGCAGCTCGCCCCGCACACGGCACCGTCCGGCCCGACCCCGCCCGAGCGGCCCCCCGCCGACGGCGCGGCCGGCGCACCGGCCGCGCGCATGCCGCGCTGGCTGCCGCGCGCCCTGGTGCTCGCGCTCTCCCTCTACGCCGTGTTCCAGCTGGGCAGTTGGGCCTTCCACCAGCTCACCGGGCTGCTGATCAACATCCTCATCGCGTTCTTCCTGGCGCTCGCCGTGGAACCCGCGGTGAGCTGGATGGCCTCGCGAGGGTTGCGCCGGGGGCTGGCCACCGCGCTCGTCTTCCTCGCCGTGATGATCGCCACAGCCGGGTTCGTCACCCTGCTCGGGTCGATGCTCGCGGGCCAGATCATCAAAATAGTCGAGGACTTCCCCGACTACCTCGACTCCGTCATCAACTGGATCAACGGCCACTTCCACACCGAGCTGCGGCGGGTCGACGTCCAGGAGGGGCTGCTGCGCTCCGACTGGCTGCGCACCTACGTGCAGAACAGCGCCACCGGTGTCCTGGACGTCTCCACACAGGTCCTCGGGGGTCTCTTCCAGCTCCTGACGATCGCCCTGTTCTCGTTCTACTTCGCCGCTGACGGACCGCGCCTGCGCCGCACGATCTGCTCCGTGCTGCCGCCCGCGCGCCAGACCGAGGTGCTGCGCGCCTGGGAGATCGCCGTCAACAAGACGGGCGGCTACATATACTCGCGCGGCCTGATGGCGCTGATCTCCGGCATCGCGCACTACGTCCTGCTGGAGGCCCTGGGCGTGCCCTACGCGCCCGTGCTCGCCGTGTGGGTGGGGCTGGTCTCGCAGTTCATCCCGACCATCGGCACGTATCTGGCGGGCGCGCTGCCGATGCTGATCGCCTTCACCGTCGATCCCTGGTACGCGCTGTGGGTGCTGATCTTCGTCGTGGTCTACCAGCAGTTCGAGAACTACATGCTCCAGCCGAAGCTGACCTCGCGGACCGTCGACATCCACCCGGCTGTCGCCTTCGGCTCGGTCATCGTCGGCACCGCGCTCCTCGGCGCGGTCGGCGCGCTGATCGCCATCCCGGCGGTCGCCACGCTCCAGGCGTTCCTGGGCGCGTACGTGAAGCGGTACGCGGTCACCGACGACCCCCGCGTCCAGGGCCACCAGCGGGCCCGCGCCCGGCCGGCGGCCCTCTCGCTCACCACGCGCGCGTGGTGGCCCGGGGTGCGACGGAGACCGGCGGACGGCGCGGCGGGGGCCGGGGCGGCCGACGCCGGGGCGGAGGCGGGCAGGACGGAGCCGAGCGGTCCCGCGGGCGAGGAGCCGACGGTGCCGGGGGAGACCGGTGGCGGTTCCGTGAGCCGTTCCGGCGGCGGGGCCTCCTGA